A genome region from Schlesneria paludicola DSM 18645 includes the following:
- a CDS encoding carboxypeptidase-like regulatory domain-containing protein, whose amino-acid sequence MRQRSSIGSHVNRHPHCQQSMLGWWKAGLASLVIVAAITSEWTLAKSQAGPADSSRAGAQPEPAAGGQIEAASHMRISGTVRDLAGDGIPNAKLKVVARADSNTPDSETRENLPSDPVVTNVNGEFSFDAPPIESDLFVFAINAVGFETNWTEWIPVGTTKFRIVLKSHSEADEEKGMPVETISGQVFDRVTKRPIPGALVGLQIVDVDARSGIYAKKCGPFVATAITDDDGQYRIEVPSAIAKRNSFVAIWAHGKTYQPSRENSSGDLQRFEQTGFESPIWLTPCEGGTICLADAAGNPVANAKVKVPSQKLHESVPFLTPVDWTHLVSGTTDDDGFVTLMNVIPVAINEVEIQVPGHDAPIWLDSNLFLNIRPAADVPHFEWSLPDTGELKGRLVAGREVLPKNLFLEISTNSKMQNVPEVGIHSVARVKVDEDGCFRVQNLAEGLVFIKPFLPMNQPLRAQIPVNIHVFAGKTTTIEIPIENGVHVRGQIIQSDTGKGHPGVHFQMIYGQSARPPMDLESPLELKTDRHGRFETLVPPGPIVLRLPWTADDYSSQEWWSDRIDRYGSVFEVPAGDEYELEEIEFVPTEKVSGKVFDMGGKPMSECTIYGYPDIPGKERWLIMNSVAGVSIDTEGQFDGRYPSTYPPKFWKVSHRRWPTPTEFVDEKWYAEIESEDPLVLKVDTKSPPLGPFE is encoded by the coding sequence ATGCGTCAACGCTCATCGATTGGTTCGCACGTCAACCGTCACCCGCACTGTCAACAATCGATGCTCGGGTGGTGGAAGGCCGGACTTGCGTCGCTAGTCATTGTCGCAGCAATAACCAGCGAATGGACGCTTGCCAAATCGCAAGCGGGGCCGGCAGACTCGAGTCGTGCTGGAGCTCAACCTGAACCTGCCGCTGGCGGACAAATAGAGGCTGCCTCGCACATGCGGATCTCTGGCACGGTGCGCGATCTTGCAGGCGATGGGATACCAAATGCCAAATTAAAAGTGGTCGCTCGTGCTGATTCCAACACTCCTGACTCTGAAACAAGAGAGAATCTTCCCAGCGATCCGGTCGTCACCAATGTCAATGGTGAGTTCTCATTCGACGCTCCCCCGATTGAGAGTGATCTGTTTGTCTTTGCCATCAATGCCGTTGGATTCGAAACGAACTGGACGGAGTGGATTCCGGTGGGAACCACGAAGTTTAGAATCGTCCTGAAATCACATTCGGAAGCAGACGAAGAAAAGGGAATGCCGGTCGAAACGATCTCGGGTCAGGTGTTTGATCGCGTCACCAAAAGGCCGATCCCTGGCGCACTCGTCGGTTTGCAGATCGTGGATGTCGACGCACGTTCCGGCATCTACGCAAAAAAATGCGGTCCATTCGTGGCCACCGCGATCACAGACGATGACGGGCAATATCGAATCGAGGTTCCATCCGCAATTGCGAAACGGAATTCATTCGTCGCGATTTGGGCCCACGGCAAGACATATCAACCCTCCCGCGAGAATTCGAGCGGTGACCTACAGCGATTCGAGCAAACGGGTTTTGAATCGCCAATATGGCTGACGCCCTGTGAGGGCGGCACGATTTGTCTCGCCGACGCTGCGGGCAATCCTGTTGCCAATGCCAAAGTGAAGGTCCCCTCGCAAAAGTTGCACGAGAGCGTTCCGTTTTTGACACCAGTTGATTGGACACATCTTGTCAGTGGCACGACGGACGACGACGGTTTCGTGACGTTGATGAACGTAATCCCTGTAGCCATCAATGAAGTCGAAATTCAAGTTCCAGGGCACGACGCACCGATCTGGTTGGATTCAAATCTGTTCTTGAATATTCGCCCTGCCGCCGATGTGCCTCATTTCGAATGGAGCCTACCGGACACTGGAGAACTCAAGGGGCGACTCGTCGCAGGCAGAGAAGTGCTTCCAAAAAACTTGTTTCTGGAGATCTCGACAAATTCAAAGATGCAGAATGTTCCCGAGGTGGGAATCCATTCAGTCGCGAGAGTCAAAGTTGACGAGGATGGTTGTTTCCGAGTTCAGAATCTGGCTGAGGGGCTCGTGTTCATCAAGCCATTCCTGCCAATGAACCAGCCGTTGCGAGCTCAAATCCCTGTCAACATCCATGTCTTCGCAGGAAAAACGACGACGATTGAAATTCCCATTGAGAACGGTGTTCACGTACGCGGTCAAATCATTCAATCGGATACGGGCAAGGGCCATCCCGGTGTCCACTTCCAAATGATTTACGGACAATCGGCACGGCCTCCCATGGATCTCGAAAGTCCACTCGAACTCAAGACCGATCGCCATGGTCGGTTTGAAACATTGGTGCCTCCAGGTCCCATCGTCTTACGACTCCCTTGGACCGCAGACGACTACAGTTCTCAGGAATGGTGGAGTGATCGGATTGACCGATACGGCAGCGTCTTTGAAGTCCCAGCAGGCGATGAATATGAATTGGAAGAAATCGAATTCGTTCCAACGGAAAAAGTCTCGGGAAAAGTCTTCGATATGGGCGGCAAGCCGATGTCGGAATGTACCATCTATGGTTATCCCGACATCCCAGGAAAGGAGCGGTGGTTGATTATGAATAGTGTTGCGGGAGTCTCAATCGACACCGAAGGACAATTCGACGGACGGTATCCCAGCACGTATCCTCCCAAGTTTTGGAAGGTAAGCCATCGCCGCTGGCCAACGCCGACTGAATTTGTCGACGAGAAATGGTACGCAGAAATCGAATCCGAAGATCCACTCGTACTCAAGGTCGATACCAAGTCCCCACCGCTTGGGCCATTTGAGTAA
- a CDS encoding c-type cytochrome, with protein MKRLFVVLLCGVFVGFSRLAWVGQAEDQKSLGTHRTIPEGPLGEAIRLGKELVEKTTSHERTKPYVGNSLNCTSCHLKNGTDPQAASFIGVAAAYPAWSPREKSVITLEDRILNCFMRSCNGIRPPLGSDVSISIAAYITWLSTDHPLRMNAERPAGPHAVPQLKVDVSQADFERGHQLYLDRCATCHAENGQGQKENPPVWGPQSFNDGAGLANISQLASWLKVAMPLDEADLTQQEALDLAAYINSHERPKFRLSEHLPPSSPSEIFSPKGK; from the coding sequence ATGAAACGCCTATTTGTCGTTTTGCTTTGCGGAGTTTTCGTCGGCTTCAGTCGCCTCGCCTGGGTAGGACAAGCCGAGGATCAAAAATCACTTGGCACGCATCGCACGATTCCCGAAGGGCCGCTGGGAGAGGCGATTCGTCTGGGAAAGGAACTCGTCGAAAAGACCACCAGCCACGAGCGGACCAAGCCATATGTCGGCAACTCGCTGAATTGCACATCGTGTCATCTGAAAAATGGTACCGATCCGCAGGCCGCTTCGTTCATCGGCGTCGCAGCAGCCTATCCGGCATGGTCGCCTCGGGAGAAATCCGTCATTACACTCGAAGACCGCATCCTCAACTGCTTCATGAGAAGTTGTAATGGCATCCGCCCGCCGCTGGGGAGTGACGTATCCATTTCGATTGCGGCTTACATTACCTGGCTGTCCACAGACCATCCGCTCCGCATGAATGCGGAGCGCCCTGCTGGTCCGCACGCAGTCCCGCAACTCAAGGTGGATGTTTCTCAAGCCGATTTTGAGCGTGGCCACCAACTCTATTTGGACCGGTGTGCAACATGTCACGCCGAGAATGGACAAGGACAGAAAGAAAATCCGCCAGTTTGGGGGCCTCAGTCATTCAACGACGGCGCCGGCCTGGCAAACATCTCTCAGCTGGCCTCGTGGCTGAAAGTCGCCATGCCATTGGATGAGGCGGACTTGACTCAGCAGGAAGCCCTGGACTTGGCCGCTTATATCAATTCTCATGAGCGTCCCAAGTTCCGATTGAGCGAACATCTCCCACCAAGCTCGCCGTCGGAAATCTTCTCCCCCAAAGGGAAATAG
- a CDS encoding FMN-binding negative transcriptional regulator has translation MYIPRSFAETNLTTLHEFIERNSFGVLVSQAEGHPFATHLPFILDRMAGPNGTLIGHVARANPHWHHVTNQKVLAMFSGPHAYISPTWYDAENVVPTWNYLAVHVYGQVTLIEDSSLLLDIVQRSVSVYESSLPQPWSLDSSASYVKPLLDQIVGFRIEIAKIEGKFKLSQNHPVERREKVVAALHARGGEDAEAIASAMERTLPQ, from the coding sequence ATGTATATCCCCCGATCATTCGCGGAAACCAACCTTACCACGTTGCACGAATTCATCGAGCGAAACAGCTTTGGAGTGCTGGTTTCCCAAGCCGAGGGCCATCCATTCGCCACACACCTTCCGTTTATCCTCGATCGAATGGCAGGTCCAAATGGGACGTTGATCGGACATGTGGCGCGAGCAAACCCTCACTGGCACCACGTCACCAACCAAAAAGTTCTGGCGATGTTCAGCGGACCGCACGCCTACATTTCTCCGACGTGGTATGACGCCGAAAACGTCGTACCGACGTGGAACTATCTTGCCGTTCACGTCTATGGTCAGGTCACACTGATTGAGGATTCGTCTTTGCTGCTGGACATCGTGCAGCGCTCCGTTTCCGTCTATGAGTCTTCGCTACCGCAGCCCTGGTCGCTGGATTCGTCAGCCTCATATGTGAAGCCGCTACTCGATCAAATTGTGGGCTTTCGCATCGAAATTGCGAAGATTGAAGGCAAGTTCAAGCTGAGTCAAAACCATCCTGTCGAACGTCGAGAAAAGGTGGTTGCAGCGCTCCATGCTCGAGGTGGCGAGGACGCCGAAGCGATCGCAAGCGCGATGGAGCGAACTTTGCCACAATGA
- a CDS encoding GntP family permease, whose protein sequence is MLGVVGILLSLFVLMLLAYRNHSVIVIAPICALLAVAVEGELPLLATYTQIFLESLGKFIVRYFPLFLLGAVFGKLMEETGSAASIAQWVVRWIGASRAILALVLTCAILTYGGVSLFVVVFTVFPLGLALFRQANLPPRLIPASIALGAFTFTMTALPGSVQIQNLIPMPFFKTTSFAAPGMGCLAAAIMFALGMLWLSHRGRMAVLRGDGFGAGMLSESLQPDAKTTSAMYPSLTVALAPLVCLVVLNFAFSQVLVPNWQVDYLAEKRFGATSLVKVQGLWATILAMLGAILCLVAIHWRRGRELKEIVSRGANSSLLPVFNAASEFGYGSTIAALSGFGLVKEWMVGIAPAHPLVSEAISVNVLAGITGSASGGLSIALEALGQTYFERGLAAGISPEVMHRVASLSCGGLDTLPHNGAVITLLLICNATHKESYWDIAMVSVVVPMVATIVVIALS, encoded by the coding sequence ATGCTTGGTGTCGTCGGGATTCTATTGTCGTTGTTTGTCTTGATGTTGTTGGCATATCGAAATCACAGCGTGATTGTGATCGCTCCGATCTGTGCATTGCTTGCCGTGGCGGTAGAGGGGGAGTTGCCGCTCCTGGCGACCTATACGCAAATTTTTCTGGAGAGTCTTGGCAAGTTCATTGTTCGATACTTTCCGCTGTTTCTGCTCGGGGCTGTGTTTGGCAAGCTGATGGAAGAAACCGGCAGCGCCGCATCGATTGCTCAGTGGGTCGTGCGATGGATTGGGGCCAGTCGCGCGATTCTTGCCTTGGTTTTGACGTGTGCAATCTTGACCTATGGAGGCGTATCATTATTTGTGGTGGTCTTTACGGTATTCCCGTTGGGTCTGGCACTCTTTCGACAAGCGAACTTGCCGCCCAGGTTGATTCCCGCTTCGATCGCGCTGGGTGCGTTCACGTTCACGATGACGGCATTGCCGGGGTCCGTTCAGATTCAGAATTTGATTCCGATGCCGTTCTTCAAGACAACATCATTCGCCGCACCAGGCATGGGGTGTCTGGCGGCTGCCATCATGTTTGCGTTGGGTATGTTGTGGCTAAGCCACCGCGGAAGGATGGCTGTACTGCGGGGAGATGGCTTTGGGGCTGGAATGCTTTCAGAGTCTCTTCAACCTGACGCGAAAACGACTTCGGCAATGTATCCATCTCTCACGGTAGCGCTGGCTCCACTAGTTTGTCTCGTGGTGCTGAATTTCGCGTTCTCTCAGGTGCTGGTCCCGAACTGGCAGGTTGACTATTTGGCCGAGAAGCGATTTGGAGCCACGAGCCTAGTGAAAGTACAAGGGCTATGGGCGACCATCCTGGCTATGTTGGGGGCAATCCTTTGCCTGGTGGCGATTCATTGGCGGCGAGGTCGTGAATTGAAGGAGATTGTCTCCCGAGGTGCGAACAGTTCTTTGTTACCGGTCTTCAACGCCGCTTCCGAGTTTGGATATGGTTCCACGATTGCGGCATTGAGCGGATTTGGATTGGTCAAGGAATGGATGGTGGGTATTGCACCGGCACATCCGCTGGTCTCGGAAGCGATTAGTGTCAATGTTTTGGCTGGAATTACGGGTTCGGCTTCGGGTGGACTTAGCATCGCCCTCGAAGCATTGGGGCAAACGTACTTTGAACGGGGATTAGCGGCAGGGATCAGCCCCGAGGTCATGCATCGCGTCGCGTCGTTGTCCTGCGGCGGGTTGGACACGCTTCCGCATAACGGAGCGGTTATCACTCTATTGCTGATCTGTAACGCCACTCACAAAGAGTCGTATTGGGACATCGCCATGGTTTCGGTCGTCGTTCCGATGGTTGCCACGATTGTCGTGATTGCACTCTCGTAG
- a CDS encoding TetR/AcrR family transcriptional regulator, which yields MNDTDPTSKASATHGVILTAAVNVFAAEGFRNTDVQVIADRANVGKGTVYRHFGNKAQLFVATAQFCIEQLGEFVSHQLGKHPTIEAFIEAKGAAELLHRIARACAQFYQQNPPFLEIMIQERVEFREAENPLQVVFRQNARAGLDRIMEIGIKRGEFRKGDATSVSDAFSDLLYGCLVKGCFEGDASKLVERVEHAIELLLNGIVRRSPRSTG from the coding sequence ATGAATGACACAGATCCCACTTCAAAAGCGTCAGCAACACACGGCGTCATTCTGACCGCCGCTGTGAACGTGTTCGCCGCGGAAGGATTTCGAAACACCGACGTTCAAGTCATTGCCGATCGCGCGAATGTGGGTAAAGGAACCGTCTACCGCCACTTCGGAAACAAAGCACAACTCTTCGTGGCGACGGCGCAGTTTTGCATCGAGCAACTCGGCGAGTTTGTGTCTCATCAGTTGGGCAAGCATCCCACGATCGAGGCTTTCATCGAGGCCAAAGGCGCAGCGGAGCTGTTGCATCGGATCGCCCGGGCCTGCGCTCAGTTTTATCAGCAGAATCCGCCATTTTTAGAAATCATGATCCAGGAACGGGTCGAATTTCGCGAGGCGGAAAATCCTCTCCAAGTGGTGTTTCGACAGAACGCCAGGGCGGGATTGGACAGAATCATGGAGATCGGCATCAAGAGAGGCGAATTTCGTAAGGGCGATGCCACATCGGTGTCCGACGCCTTCAGCGATCTCCTCTATGGATGCCTGGTCAAAGGCTGTTTCGAAGGAGATGCGAGCAAGCTCGTTGAACGCGTCGAACACGCGATTGAGCTACTGCTCAATGGAATCGTCAGGCGAAGCCCTCGCTCGACAGGATGA
- the tnpA gene encoding IS66 family insertion sequence element accessory protein TnpA — translation MIQNRSDWGAIEWLQTLHRYRSSHATVAEFCQQEGISIVAFNYWRKKLGGIRQEIPLAESCHFERTILLLAHADARLAENMT, via the coding sequence ATGATTCAGAATCGATCTGATTGGGGAGCCATCGAGTGGCTTCAGACTCTTCATCGATACCGTTCATCGCACGCGACAGTCGCGGAGTTTTGCCAGCAGGAGGGCATTTCGATTGTCGCGTTCAACTACTGGCGAAAGAAGCTGGGAGGGATTCGGCAGGAAATTCCACTGGCAGAATCGTGCCATTTTGAGCGAACGATTCTGCTTCTCGCGCATGCCGACGCGCGGCTTGCGGAGAACATGACTTAG
- a CDS encoding putative sensor domain DACNV-containing protein → MTHLRKPETNTFHRHEAHHQPPSHDTFEGPEELTSKLMPYFDADVAGIDDLLRLIKLLYHASLIPEEGRYPQFRAICGNETFGHTVEFDAPWPSMNSVEAIRRIAPAISDPNTAVRIVGDARRGFSACQILDFREHSVRGDVEAINEGSLPEGTLTVRVDGPGELRATIQPGPVFHLRGNKIRELIAFDKAVLPFRARVRQLCERFQRSLDERASIPGLSAELLVDGFLYLWATMMADVINSPNGGAFLIVPQRDCSCVEPRFRADGNLFRAFETTIVTLTQRSGKNLAEGRKQWLLQREHLLRVARMYGRLSATDGAVLFDSELCLYGFGAKISGAVPTLPLHDAVTGNLLDDGFSSGMRHRSAAEFVRAVPGAIAFVISQDGDLSAFYNDDTRAYRLTNLDAWGTVSDFL, encoded by the coding sequence ATGACTCATCTGCGGAAACCTGAGACGAATACATTCCACCGCCATGAGGCACATCATCAACCACCATCGCATGACACTTTCGAAGGGCCCGAAGAACTGACATCGAAGCTAATGCCATACTTCGATGCAGACGTCGCCGGTATTGATGACCTCTTGCGACTCATCAAGCTCCTCTATCATGCCAGCCTGATTCCCGAGGAAGGTCGATACCCCCAATTCCGAGCCATTTGTGGCAATGAAACGTTTGGACACACGGTCGAATTCGACGCCCCCTGGCCCAGCATGAATTCGGTGGAAGCCATTCGTCGAATTGCTCCCGCGATCTCCGATCCTAACACGGCCGTCCGAATTGTGGGCGACGCACGGCGAGGTTTCAGCGCCTGTCAAATCCTGGATTTTCGGGAACACTCCGTCCGCGGCGATGTTGAAGCAATTAACGAAGGCTCGCTCCCGGAAGGAACGCTGACCGTACGCGTGGACGGACCCGGAGAACTTCGCGCCACGATTCAGCCGGGCCCCGTGTTTCATCTGCGAGGAAACAAGATCAGGGAGTTAATCGCTTTTGACAAAGCAGTCCTTCCTTTTCGAGCTCGCGTGCGTCAACTCTGCGAGCGTTTTCAGCGATCTCTGGATGAGCGAGCGAGCATACCGGGGTTGTCTGCGGAGTTACTTGTCGACGGATTTCTCTATCTTTGGGCAACGATGATGGCGGATGTCATCAATTCCCCGAACGGCGGAGCCTTCCTGATCGTTCCGCAACGTGATTGCTCGTGTGTGGAACCGAGGTTTCGTGCGGACGGCAATCTCTTTCGCGCCTTCGAGACCACCATCGTGACGTTAACTCAGCGCTCGGGTAAAAACCTCGCTGAAGGCCGAAAACAATGGCTCCTTCAACGGGAACATTTGTTGCGAGTCGCGCGAATGTACGGACGACTATCGGCAACCGACGGAGCCGTTCTGTTCGACAGCGAATTGTGTCTTTACGGATTCGGAGCAAAAATATCTGGAGCGGTCCCCACGTTGCCACTGCACGATGCGGTCACGGGGAACCTACTCGACGACGGGTTCAGTAGTGGCATGCGACACCGATCCGCTGCCGAGTTTGTACGAGCGGTTCCCGGTGCGATTGCGTTCGTGATTTCCCAAGATGGCGACCTGTCGGCGTTCTACAACGATGACACCCGAGCCTATCGCCTTACGAACCTTGACGCATGGGGAACCGTTTCGGACTTCCTTTGA
- a CDS encoding SAM-dependent methyltransferase, with protein MKLLSTLLRRFIQSGTLRVYDADGRLHTFSGTLAEPVVTIRLHNKSLYTKLFFNPELYVGEAYMDGELTFEEGSTCFDFLNLFSNNRTGLTSHPVQSVLRRVWRGLRRFQQHNPIGKALKNAAHHYDLSDEFYRLFLDEDMQYTCAYYSSPDDTLEEAQLNKKRHVCAKLKIEDGMKIAELGCGWGGLALHIAQMADVEVTAVNLSIEQIRVARERARRLGLEDRVHFKHMDYRELTGKYDRVVSVGMLEHVGLGHYDEFFQKFRSLLTEDGIGLVHSIGRNAPPGSASPFIRKYIFPGGYAPSLSEIFAPAERQRVWVADCEILRLHYYYTLRDWRARFMANWEKAASIYDERMCRMWEFYLISAQLAFLTGSEMVFHLVLANKRDAVPIVRDYMIDDEREARTLVSQYR; from the coding sequence ATGAAACTTCTATCGACCTTGTTGCGGCGATTTATCCAAAGCGGAACACTGCGCGTTTATGACGCCGACGGCAGACTGCACACGTTTTCGGGAACGCTGGCAGAGCCCGTGGTAACAATTCGACTGCACAACAAGTCGCTTTACACAAAACTCTTTTTTAACCCCGAGCTTTACGTCGGCGAAGCCTACATGGATGGCGAACTGACGTTTGAAGAAGGATCGACCTGCTTCGACTTCCTGAACCTTTTCTCGAACAATCGAACCGGGCTCACTTCGCATCCTGTCCAAAGTGTGTTGCGGCGTGTCTGGCGAGGGCTTCGACGATTTCAGCAACACAATCCCATCGGCAAGGCACTGAAAAACGCGGCGCATCACTACGATTTGTCGGACGAGTTCTATCGACTTTTTCTTGATGAGGACATGCAGTACACGTGCGCCTATTACTCCAGTCCTGACGATACGCTCGAGGAAGCTCAACTCAATAAGAAGCGGCATGTTTGTGCGAAGCTGAAGATTGAAGATGGAATGAAAATTGCCGAACTGGGGTGCGGCTGGGGCGGATTAGCGCTGCACATCGCTCAGATGGCGGATGTGGAAGTCACCGCGGTCAATCTTTCGATTGAGCAGATTCGCGTAGCACGTGAACGAGCAAGGAGATTGGGGCTTGAGGATCGAGTCCACTTCAAGCATATGGACTACCGCGAGCTGACAGGAAAATACGATCGTGTTGTGTCGGTGGGCATGCTAGAGCATGTTGGCCTCGGACACTACGACGAGTTCTTTCAAAAATTCCGCAGCCTGCTCACGGAAGATGGAATTGGACTCGTCCACAGCATCGGGCGCAACGCGCCCCCCGGCTCAGCCAGTCCGTTTATCCGCAAATACATTTTTCCAGGGGGATACGCCCCGTCCTTGTCCGAGATCTTCGCTCCGGCCGAACGTCAGCGGGTCTGGGTCGCCGACTGCGAAATTCTGCGATTGCACTATTACTACACGCTACGCGACTGGCGCGCTCGGTTCATGGCAAATTGGGAAAAGGCGGCGTCGATCTACGATGAGCGCATGTGCCGGATGTGGGAATTCTATTTGATCTCCGCGCAACTGGCATTTTTGACGGGCTCGGAGATGGTGTTTCATCTCGTGTTGGCAAACAAACGCGACGCCGTACCGATTGTGCGAGATTATATGATCGACGATGAACGTGAAGCGAGGACGCTTGTCTCGCAATACCGATGA
- a CDS encoding glycosyltransferase family 4 protein: protein MASAFDVPSTAIPRRTTKLQLDLFAPDAPSTTALSQDSGPVFGFILVGGTLVGAQVRDIRLANELARRGYQVHVWWAFDRPSVSPLDPRITQRWLFGWSRYAPWGTPAVADTLSRSMYHVSSERFRALIAQTVPGFIGRQVRFVLKAVCRGVEHDRHLIERFARELVQTKVTHLLPNIEILACFARAARNLIPSRPRYLVTFQGYEVYGNYARDAGIEQPFYDRLAEVTRDSDWPAVVVSDAYASRIEREIGLDARQLATIPPGVPVGDVVDRDAAQKMVASHFPSYRPDVPLVTYLGRQDSEKGLDLLMYAVRMLKHRGVNLQFAICGPTAFGGTYSVACRQIAEHLRLNVLSAGFVSNELRSALFRTSRAVVYPSIHEEPFGMVPVEAMAQGTPVLVPDVGGIAGVVAAAGAEGGLRFGCWDSGSLANRLEQLLNDNACHARLSRGALHVAEHFSVSKLGERVLSHLDLPAFSSERSPNSLPFQSQQVEAAA, encoded by the coding sequence ATGGCATCCGCATTCGATGTGCCTTCTACGGCCATCCCACGAAGGACCACGAAGTTGCAACTTGATTTGTTCGCACCAGACGCTCCGTCGACGACCGCTTTGAGCCAAGATTCTGGACCAGTCTTCGGCTTCATCCTGGTGGGGGGGACTCTGGTCGGGGCGCAGGTTCGCGACATTCGCCTGGCGAATGAATTGGCACGACGCGGCTATCAAGTGCATGTCTGGTGGGCGTTTGACAGACCCAGTGTCTCTCCACTCGATCCGCGAATCACACAACGCTGGCTGTTCGGCTGGTCACGCTATGCGCCTTGGGGAACACCAGCCGTCGCGGATACGCTCTCGCGATCGATGTACCACGTGTCGTCCGAGAGATTTCGAGCCTTGATTGCCCAGACGGTGCCTGGCTTCATTGGTCGGCAAGTTCGATTTGTCTTGAAGGCGGTTTGCCGAGGTGTGGAACACGATCGGCATTTGATCGAGCGGTTCGCTCGCGAACTCGTTCAGACGAAAGTGACCCACTTACTTCCCAACATCGAAATCCTCGCTTGTTTTGCTCGAGCCGCTCGGAACTTGATCCCTTCTCGTCCGCGTTATCTGGTCACGTTTCAGGGTTATGAGGTGTATGGCAACTACGCACGCGACGCGGGGATCGAGCAGCCATTTTACGATCGACTGGCCGAAGTGACGCGAGACTCGGATTGGCCTGCCGTCGTCGTCAGCGATGCCTATGCGTCGCGCATTGAGCGAGAAATTGGCCTCGATGCACGACAACTTGCAACAATTCCGCCCGGAGTCCCTGTTGGGGATGTCGTCGACCGTGATGCCGCTCAAAAAATGGTCGCGTCACACTTTCCGAGCTATCGCCCCGACGTGCCACTGGTCACCTATCTCGGCCGCCAAGACTCAGAAAAAGGCCTTGACCTTCTGATGTATGCGGTACGGATGTTGAAGCATCGTGGAGTTAATTTGCAGTTCGCCATCTGTGGCCCAACAGCGTTTGGGGGAACCTATTCGGTGGCCTGCCGCCAGATCGCAGAGCATTTGAGACTTAATGTCCTCTCTGCGGGCTTTGTCTCAAACGAGCTGCGATCTGCCTTGTTCCGAACGAGCCGAGCGGTGGTGTATCCATCGATTCATGAGGAGCCGTTTGGGATGGTTCCAGTCGAAGCGATGGCACAAGGAACGCCAGTCCTGGTACCGGACGTGGGAGGGATTGCGGGAGTTGTCGCGGCGGCCGGCGCTGAAGGAGGCTTACGTTTTGGCTGCTGGGATTCAGGATCACTCGCCAACCGGTTGGAGCAACTACTGAACGACAACGCCTGTCATGCCAGGCTGTCGCGCGGTGCCCTGCATGTCGCCGAGCACTTTTCGGTTTCCAAACTCGGCGAACGGGTGCTGTCCCATTTGGATCTGCCCGCATTTTCGTCCGAACGCTCTCCGAACAGTCTCCCATTTCAAAGTCAACAAGTCGAAGCCGCAGCCTAA